Proteins from a genomic interval of Halomonas alkaliantarctica:
- a CDS encoding heme lyase CcmF/NrfE family subunit, translating into MLIKLIPEIGHFALIIALLMAAVQAVMPLAGAATRRPLWMAYGQPMAVGQFVFIAIAYACLTASYMLDDFSVANVANNSNSLLPWYYKFSAVWGNHEGSVLLWSFMLAGWGFAASLFTGNLPRDMVARVMGVMGMVCVGFLLFILMTSNPFERLLPGMPQDGADLNPLLQDFGLVVHPPMLYMGYVGFSVVFAFAIAALLGGRLDAAWTRWARPWTNLAWAFLTVGIALGSWWAYYELGWGGWWFWDPVENASLLPWLTGTALVHSLAVTEKRGSFKSWTVLLAISTFSLSLMGTFLVRSGVLTSVHAFANDPARGFFILMLLATTVTLSLLVFALRAPRVSHKVGFNWLSRDALLLVNNIFLVIMTVTVLLGTVYPLILDSLGLGKISVGPPYFNALFVPLTVMMCIFMGLGSVTRWKSMAARDLIRKLWLAGVAALALGILMPLLYRGEWNLFVSLGIVSALWIVLPMVRDIFDKTRHASSFVAGVRKLSLAYWGMVLGHVGVAVTIVGVTVVSNYNIERNVRMAPGTTVEVAGYQFTMTELTERRGPNFLADTTVLQVQRGDSGHSFTMRPEKRLYLATRMPMTQVALRPGLFRDLYVAMGEDLGDGSWAMRVQYKPFVRWLWLGALLMAFGGVLAVLDKRYRRATVTREASKVGSQGDSAQNSAQEATV; encoded by the coding sequence ATGCTGATCAAACTGATTCCTGAAATTGGCCACTTTGCCCTCATTATCGCACTGCTGATGGCAGCGGTGCAGGCAGTGATGCCGCTGGCCGGTGCCGCCACCCGGCGTCCTCTGTGGATGGCCTATGGTCAGCCCATGGCGGTGGGGCAGTTTGTGTTTATTGCCATTGCCTACGCCTGTTTGACGGCCAGCTATATGCTGGACGACTTTAGCGTGGCGAACGTGGCCAATAACTCCAACTCGCTGCTGCCCTGGTACTACAAGTTCAGCGCGGTATGGGGCAACCATGAAGGGTCGGTGCTGCTGTGGAGCTTTATGCTCGCGGGCTGGGGGTTTGCGGCCAGCCTGTTTACCGGCAACCTGCCGCGGGATATGGTCGCCCGAGTAATGGGCGTAATGGGCATGGTTTGCGTAGGCTTCTTACTGTTTATTCTGATGACATCAAACCCCTTCGAGCGGCTACTGCCCGGTATGCCCCAGGATGGCGCCGACCTTAACCCGCTGTTGCAAGACTTCGGGCTAGTGGTTCATCCGCCCATGCTCTACATGGGCTATGTAGGCTTTTCCGTGGTGTTTGCATTTGCGATTGCGGCGCTGTTGGGTGGACGTTTAGACGCCGCCTGGACGCGCTGGGCACGGCCTTGGACAAACCTGGCGTGGGCGTTTCTGACCGTGGGGATTGCACTGGGCAGCTGGTGGGCCTACTACGAGCTTGGCTGGGGCGGCTGGTGGTTCTGGGACCCGGTCGAAAACGCTTCGCTGCTGCCCTGGTTGACGGGTACTGCTCTCGTTCACTCGCTAGCCGTGACCGAGAAGCGCGGCTCATTTAAAAGCTGGACCGTGCTGCTGGCGATCTCGACCTTTTCGCTGTCGCTGATGGGTACCTTTCTGGTGCGCTCTGGTGTGCTGACCTCGGTGCATGCGTTTGCTAACGACCCGGCCCGCGGTTTCTTTATTCTCATGCTGCTGGCCACTACGGTAACGCTGTCGCTGCTGGTGTTTGCCCTACGCGCGCCGCGGGTGAGTCATAAAGTAGGCTTTAACTGGCTCTCCCGGGATGCGCTGCTGCTGGTCAATAATATCTTTTTGGTGATTATGACCGTTACCGTGCTGCTGGGTACCGTCTATCCGTTGATTCTGGATTCTCTGGGGCTGGGGAAAATCAGCGTGGGGCCGCCTTACTTTAATGCCTTGTTTGTCCCGCTTACCGTGATGATGTGTATCTTTATGGGGCTAGGCTCGGTAACGCGCTGGAAAAGCATGGCGGCACGGGATCTGATCCGTAAACTGTGGTTGGCAGGCGTGGCCGCGCTGGCGCTAGGCATATTAATGCCGCTGCTGTATCGCGGCGAGTGGAACCTGTTTGTCTCCCTGGGTATCGTCTCCGCACTCTGGATCGTACTGCCGATGGTGCGCGATATATTCGATAAGACCCGTCACGCCAGTTCGTTTGTGGCCGGTGTCCGCAAGCTTTCCCTGGCTTACTGGGGCATGGTGCTGGGGCACGTCGGTGTTGCGGTGACTATCGTCGGCGTAACGGTAGTGTCCAACTACAACATTGAGCGCAATGTGCGCATGGCGCCGGGCACTACAGTAGAAGTGGCGGGCTACCAGTTTACTATGACCGAGTTAACCGAGCGCCGAGGGCCTAACTTCCTTGCTGATACCACGGTTCTGCAAGTTCAGCGCGGTGACTCAGGGCATAGTTTTACCATGCGTCCAGAGAAGCGTCTCTACCTGGCGACTCGCATGCCGATGACGCAGGTGGCCTTACGGCCAGGGTTATTTCGGGATCTCTATGTCGCAATGGGCGAAGACCTTGGGGATGGCAGCTGGGCAATGCGGGTGCAGTATAAGCCGTTCGTCCGCTGGCTCTGGCTGGGTGCACTACTAATGGCGTTCGGCGGTGTATTGGCGGTGCTCGACAAGCGCTACCGCCGCGCTACGGTAACCCGTGAAGCGTCCAAAGTGGGTAGCCAAGGCGATAGTGCTCAGAACAGCGCACAGGAGGCCACGGTATGA
- a CDS encoding DsbE family thiol:disulfide interchange protein has translation MKRRLLLLLLPVCFLGMALFFYQGLSLDPSQRDSALMAREFPTFEATTLRDENRQVDQTLLKGEVTLVNVWGEWCPACKQEMPQLLELADNGIRMVGVNYRDTREKGMQFLNEFGDPFEVNIFDPEGELGFDLGVYGAPETFLVDADGVIRYHHKGYVSPQDLRERILPEVEKWR, from the coding sequence ATGAAGCGACGGCTACTGCTATTACTGTTGCCGGTGTGTTTTTTAGGCATGGCGCTGTTCTTTTACCAAGGCCTCTCGTTGGATCCCTCCCAGCGCGATTCTGCGCTGATGGCACGCGAGTTCCCGACCTTTGAAGCCACCACGCTGCGTGATGAGAATCGGCAGGTCGACCAAACGCTGTTAAAGGGTGAAGTGACCCTGGTGAATGTGTGGGGCGAGTGGTGTCCCGCCTGTAAACAGGAAATGCCGCAACTGCTGGAACTGGCTGATAACGGCATTCGCATGGTCGGGGTTAACTACCGCGATACCCGCGAGAAAGGTATGCAGTTTCTCAATGAATTTGGCGATCCGTTTGAAGTTAATATTTTTGATCCGGAAGGCGAGCTAGGGTTTGATCTTGGCGTCTACGGTGCCCCAGAGACGTTCCTGGTCGATGCCGACGGGGTCATTCGCTATCACCATAAAGGCTACGTATCACCGCAAGACCTGCGCGAGCGAATTCTGCCGGAGGTGGAAAAATGGCGCTAA
- a CDS encoding cytochrome c-type biogenesis protein, producing the protein MALIRTMTALLLLVITFGAMAGGIELREFDDPVMEKRYHDLTASMRCPLCENQAIDDSDAPISGDMRDRVYQLLQEGQSDIEIINHMVQRFGEYILYNPRLESRTYLLWGLPIALVLLGVIVVVLMVRARRNASAKALSAEERQRIDALTNRKRSS; encoded by the coding sequence ATGGCGCTAATACGAACCATGACAGCGTTACTACTGCTGGTCATAACGTTTGGCGCAATGGCGGGTGGTATCGAACTGCGCGAATTTGACGACCCGGTCATGGAGAAGCGCTATCACGATTTAACCGCCTCCATGCGCTGTCCGCTGTGTGAAAACCAGGCCATTGACGATTCCGACGCCCCCATTTCAGGAGATATGCGCGATCGGGTTTATCAACTGCTGCAAGAAGGGCAGTCGGATATCGAAATTATCAACCATATGGTGCAGCGGTTTGGCGAATATATTCTCTACAACCCGCGTTTAGAGAGCCGTACTTATCTGCTTTGGGGCTTGCCCATCGCCCTGGTGTTGCTAGGCGTTATTGTGGTCGTACTGATGGTGCGCGCCCGCCGCAACGCCTCTGCTAAAGCGTTGAGCGCCGAAGAGCGCCAGCGTATAGATGCGCTGACTAACCGTAAGAGGTCTTCATGA
- the ccmI gene encoding c-type cytochrome biogenesis protein CcmI encodes MTLLWIAIAVLLLPALWLLVSPLRKARALHDQQRDFEANDTSAEQNVAIFKRRLASLEAARERGDIDAARFEEDRLELERSLLDDTAFRERRPLKAAGAGRIVVPVVMLAVVAVSVIWYQHEGAEGDLVLLAVQQEVQNDPDGSLAMYIERMEEQAERQPDNPNVWSELFPLYRETGQMPKAVDALERLIEIEGRIPPLLAQLAQIRFFMAERELTDEVQALVDETLEQDPRQPTVLGLLGINAFDSGDYEQAIDHWRRAIANIEDPNTVSSLRDGIRVAQERLGVEPEETVAEGTGIRVRVSLDEELVGRVDGDASVFITARDIEGELPPLAVVRAQVSELPMTVTLDNSAAMSPQAQISQVQEARLVVRVSPSGQAMPQPGDLFGDLESVSVGSIDDAEAVEVVINRVFE; translated from the coding sequence ATGACGCTGCTCTGGATTGCCATTGCCGTTCTACTGCTCCCCGCGCTGTGGCTGTTGGTTTCGCCGCTCAGAAAGGCACGTGCACTGCATGACCAGCAGCGCGATTTTGAAGCCAACGACACCTCCGCCGAGCAGAACGTGGCGATTTTCAAGCGCCGCTTGGCGTCACTGGAAGCGGCCCGGGAACGCGGCGATATAGATGCTGCACGCTTTGAGGAAGACCGGCTGGAGCTTGAGCGCAGTCTGCTGGACGATACCGCTTTTCGCGAGCGAAGGCCGCTAAAGGCTGCCGGCGCCGGCCGTATTGTCGTGCCCGTGGTGATGCTCGCTGTGGTCGCTGTTAGCGTTATTTGGTACCAGCACGAGGGCGCCGAGGGCGACCTGGTGCTGCTGGCCGTGCAGCAAGAAGTTCAGAATGACCCTGATGGTTCGCTTGCCATGTACATCGAGCGCATGGAGGAGCAGGCCGAACGCCAGCCTGATAATCCCAATGTGTGGAGCGAGCTGTTTCCGCTCTACCGTGAAACCGGACAAATGCCCAAGGCGGTGGACGCCCTGGAGCGCCTGATCGAGATTGAAGGGCGCATTCCACCGCTGCTCGCCCAGTTGGCGCAAATTCGTTTCTTTATGGCCGAGCGCGAGCTTACCGACGAAGTGCAGGCGTTGGTCGATGAGACCTTGGAGCAGGATCCTCGCCAGCCCACCGTGCTGGGCTTGCTGGGTATTAATGCCTTTGACAGCGGCGATTACGAGCAGGCCATTGATCACTGGCGCCGGGCAATTGCCAATATCGAGGATCCCAACACCGTCTCCTCACTGCGCGACGGCATTCGCGTGGCTCAGGAGCGCTTGGGCGTTGAACCTGAAGAAACCGTCGCCGAGGGCACCGGCATTCGTGTCCGTGTCTCGCTGGATGAGGAGCTCGTCGGGCGCGTAGATGGCGATGCCAGCGTCTTTATCACCGCCCGCGATATTGAAGGCGAGTTACCGCCCCTGGCCGTGGTGCGGGCGCAGGTATCCGAGCTGCCCATGACCGTGACGCTAGATAACAGTGCCGCGATGTCGCCACAGGCGCAAATCTCCCAGGTTCAGGAAGCCCGTTTAGTGGTGCGTGTTTCACCCTCTGGCCAAGCAATGCCCCAGCCGGGGGATCTGTTCGGTGACCTTGAGAGCGTCAGCGTCGGGTCTATTGATGACGCAGAGGCGGTTGAAGTGGTGATTAACCGTGTTTTTGAATAA
- the smc gene encoding chromosome segregation protein SMC: MRLTSIRLVGFKSFVDPVTVPFDGNMTAIVGPNGCGKSNIIDAVRWVMGESSAKTLRGESMADVIFNGSTGRKPISQASIELKFDNRDGGMGGVYAQYAEIAVKRLVTRDGQSNYFFNGQKCRRRDIADLFMGTGLGPRSYAIIGQGMISRLIEARPDDLRSTLEEAAGISKYKERRRETENRMRRTQENLERLDDIREELDKQLERLKRQAEAAKRYQDLKEQEYRLKGELALLRGRTLRAEQSHQESRVRELEIAVEKDVFGVRQCETRLEQAREQHDELSEVLDRHQQQFFETTTRIARLEQDQAHRRSRETQLASDIATARRELDEQRRVSEGDHERLAAIDDRFDDLLPEHEALEEQLESLEQALADASPALETAEQQWADAETRWRDASRDADRSQDQLRDLEQRIQRLQAENQRRRQQRSEVADLTALREEHAVCQAQLNEAEEQAEGFQTQRDQWQQRYGDAKAAYQQATQSRDNQRAELSQRQGELASLQALIDAALVDHDPAIGTTLEAYGLADAPQLGEVLQVEPGWEALTSWLLAPWLNARLVDRHQLAALPEALTTEWRLIDQTPPAASTSGQRLDSLVKGAGALGEWLASIHYTQTAEEAKAQVAHLAPGESVVSQDGVWLGRGWLNQQANGEGIDGLLLTRRRYAELTAQRESEEEALALAEEQCEAASESIETLEQAREQQAERERAHAATLQQLAVKERSLAQRLEHLESRATELDEELAQLQEDEAELALTIDEQRARWHVAMEQLENAAQTREVSAEQRNRQREARDQLTQQHAPLKAQQQALALERERLSAERDSLRSQQARSSDSEERLSLRIAELEESREMLIEPDELAGEELEELLHQREQQEGRLNATRQQAQALAEQLRNDELARQQHERNLEQSREQLQQRRMDVQALALKAATQDEQLTELGHNVETLAEQLPEEATESRWQESLESTTDKIRRLGAINLAAIEEYDQQAERRNYLEAQHAELTEALETLERAIKRIDQETRVRFRETFDQVNTGLQTLFPRVFGGGAAWLTLTGDDLLETGVAIMARPPGKKNSTIHLLSGGEKALTALSLVFAIFQLNPAPFCMLDEVDAPLDDANVGRYARLVKEMSENVQFIYITHNKIAMEAAERLMGVTMQEPGVSRLVSVGIEEAAALVD, translated from the coding sequence ATGCGCTTAACGTCGATTCGCTTAGTCGGGTTTAAGTCCTTTGTAGACCCCGTCACGGTGCCTTTCGATGGCAATATGACCGCTATCGTAGGCCCCAACGGCTGCGGTAAATCCAACATTATTGACGCCGTGCGCTGGGTGATGGGGGAGTCCTCCGCCAAAACACTGCGCGGCGAATCCATGGCCGACGTTATCTTTAACGGCTCCACCGGCCGTAAACCGATCAGTCAGGCGTCCATAGAACTCAAGTTCGACAACCGCGATGGCGGCATGGGCGGTGTTTACGCCCAGTACGCGGAAATTGCCGTTAAGCGCTTGGTCACCCGCGACGGACAATCCAACTACTTCTTTAACGGCCAGAAGTGCCGTCGGCGTGATATCGCCGACCTGTTTATGGGTACCGGCCTGGGGCCGCGCTCCTACGCGATTATCGGCCAGGGCATGATTTCGCGGCTGATCGAAGCCCGCCCCGACGACCTGCGCTCGACGCTTGAAGAGGCCGCGGGTATCTCCAAATACAAGGAGCGCCGCCGGGAAACCGAAAACCGCATGCGGCGCACCCAGGAGAACCTGGAGCGTCTGGACGATATTCGCGAAGAGCTGGATAAACAGCTAGAGCGCCTCAAACGTCAGGCTGAAGCCGCCAAGCGCTATCAAGATCTGAAAGAGCAGGAGTATCGGCTCAAGGGCGAGCTGGCGCTGCTGCGTGGGCGCACCTTGCGTGCCGAGCAATCGCACCAAGAGAGCCGCGTCCGTGAGTTGGAAATCGCGGTAGAAAAGGATGTCTTCGGCGTCCGCCAGTGCGAAACCCGTCTGGAACAGGCCCGGGAGCAGCACGACGAACTCTCAGAGGTGCTCGACCGCCACCAGCAGCAGTTCTTCGAAACCACCACGCGCATCGCGCGTTTAGAGCAGGATCAGGCCCATCGGCGCAGCCGTGAAACCCAGCTGGCCAGCGACATCGCTACGGCTCGGCGCGAGTTGGACGAACAGCGCCGTGTTAGCGAAGGCGATCATGAACGTTTAGCCGCGATTGACGATCGCTTTGACGACCTGCTCCCCGAACACGAAGCGCTGGAGGAGCAGCTCGAAAGCCTGGAGCAGGCGTTAGCCGACGCGTCTCCGGCGCTGGAAACCGCTGAGCAGCAGTGGGCCGATGCCGAAACCCGCTGGCGGGATGCCAGCCGCGATGCGGATCGCAGCCAGGATCAGTTGCGCGACCTTGAACAGCGTATCCAGCGCCTGCAGGCTGAAAATCAGCGCCGCCGTCAGCAGCGCAGCGAGGTAGCTGATCTCACTGCACTGCGCGAAGAGCACGCGGTGTGCCAGGCGCAGTTGAACGAGGCCGAAGAGCAGGCGGAAGGTTTTCAAACCCAGCGCGATCAATGGCAGCAGCGCTACGGCGATGCCAAAGCGGCCTACCAGCAGGCCACCCAGTCTAGGGACAATCAGCGCGCTGAACTCAGTCAGCGCCAGGGTGAGTTGGCCTCACTTCAAGCGTTGATTGACGCTGCCCTGGTGGATCACGATCCAGCTATTGGCACGACCTTGGAAGCGTATGGTTTAGCGGATGCCCCGCAGCTGGGTGAAGTGCTGCAGGTTGAGCCCGGTTGGGAAGCACTTACTTCCTGGTTGCTCGCGCCCTGGCTCAATGCTCGCCTGGTGGATCGCCACCAACTGGCCGCTTTACCTGAAGCGCTAACCACGGAGTGGCGGCTGATTGATCAAACACCGCCAGCCGCCTCAACCTCTGGCCAGCGATTAGACAGTTTGGTCAAAGGCGCCGGGGCGTTGGGCGAATGGTTAGCAAGCATTCACTATACGCAAACGGCAGAAGAGGCGAAGGCGCAGGTAGCGCACCTCGCACCCGGTGAAAGCGTGGTAAGCCAGGATGGCGTTTGGCTGGGCCGCGGATGGCTTAACCAGCAGGCCAACGGCGAAGGTATCGACGGGCTGCTATTAACGCGCCGCCGCTACGCCGAACTGACCGCCCAGCGCGAAAGTGAAGAAGAAGCGCTGGCGCTGGCCGAAGAGCAGTGTGAAGCGGCCAGTGAGAGTATTGAAACGCTGGAGCAGGCCCGTGAGCAGCAGGCCGAACGGGAGCGCGCCCACGCCGCCACTCTGCAACAGCTGGCGGTAAAAGAGCGCAGCCTGGCCCAGCGTCTGGAACATCTTGAAAGTCGCGCCACTGAGCTTGATGAAGAGCTTGCCCAGCTGCAAGAGGATGAAGCGGAGTTAGCGCTCACCATCGACGAGCAGCGGGCCCGCTGGCATGTGGCCATGGAGCAGCTTGAAAATGCGGCGCAAACGAGGGAAGTCAGCGCCGAGCAGCGCAACCGTCAGCGTGAAGCGCGTGACCAGTTGACCCAGCAGCACGCCCCGCTCAAAGCGCAGCAACAGGCGTTGGCGTTGGAGCGGGAACGCTTAAGTGCCGAGCGCGATAGCCTGCGCTCCCAGCAGGCGCGTTCAAGTGACTCCGAAGAGCGACTCTCGCTGCGTATTGCCGAGCTGGAAGAGTCCCGGGAAATGCTGATCGAACCCGACGAGCTGGCCGGGGAAGAACTCGAAGAGCTGCTTCATCAGCGCGAGCAGCAGGAAGGGCGCTTGAACGCCACTCGTCAGCAGGCCCAGGCACTGGCAGAACAGCTGCGTAATGACGAACTAGCCCGCCAGCAGCACGAGCGTAACCTGGAACAGAGCCGCGAGCAGCTCCAACAGCGGCGTATGGATGTACAGGCGCTGGCGCTTAAAGCCGCTACGCAAGATGAGCAGCTAACTGAGCTTGGCCATAACGTCGAAACCCTCGCCGAACAGTTGCCCGAGGAAGCGACGGAAAGCCGTTGGCAGGAAAGTCTTGAAAGCACCACGGATAAAATTCGCCGCTTGGGGGCAATCAACCTCGCCGCTATTGAGGAGTACGATCAGCAGGCCGAGCGGCGAAATTATCTGGAAGCGCAGCACGCTGAGTTGACCGAGGCGCTGGAAACTCTCGAAAGGGCGATTAAACGCATTGATCAAGAAACCCGCGTGCGTTTCCGAGAAACCTTTGACCAGGTCAATACGGGTCTACAAACCCTTTTCCCTCGCGTATTCGGCGGCGGTGCCGCATGGTTAACGCTAACTGGCGATGACCTGTTGGAAACCGGCGTGGCGATCATGGCCCGTCCGCCGGGTAAAAAGAACAGCACTATTCATCTGCTCTCGGGCGGCGAGAAGGCGCTGACCGCGCTTTCGCTGGTATTTGCAATTTTTCAGCTTAACCCCGCGCCTTTCTGCATGCTGGATGAAGTGGATGCCCCCTTGGATGACGCCAATGTGGGGCGTTACGCTAGATTGGTGAAAGAGATGTCTGAAAACGTTCAGTTTATCTATATCACCCATAACAAAATTGCCATGGAAGCCGCCGAGCGCTTAATGGGGGTCACCATGCAGGAGCCCGGCGTATCACGGTTAGTCTCGGTGGGTATTGAAGAGGCCGCGGCGCTGGTTGACTAA
- the zipA gene encoding cell division protein ZipA, protein MELREWLIILGLALVSLIVIDGARRLQRQRRVPRLDQVEKDLSGSSLDDPDEAAKAAEINWELPNGGARVVKPADYSGLGNKPKLERQEHPGPSRVLSEFRRSVSTKAAKRKSDKANKEDKAASIAKPSPSVAVKPDLEVKRAQPVTSATATSTSYASNNANAPTEHERREPSISIADSPQTETPQVRTAVPQQPEPYTEQPAYSAEMPRASATEANAETTQPAASDAISLTANETVANEAAASEKDSEMAAQPRTQQEQMPEHEPEPVLRAEPEDAVFAKHANEHSPKRRQLRSDTAGEYDELDDDEVDEYRLVDFEGMGRSLKRRLIARRKEKQRKKAEKAVRDKALAQQKAERKALEAEQRREAKEAADAERARLAQEQAQAREEEAAANAAAAEKLAAQQRAADEESRRYESAAYAAHEDGFEDSFEADAYDNAAADERGVDERVRVHPTLEKALRHDVSGEHAKETLTNAEEVVVISVLSRDPEGFDGTKLLELMMVCGLRYSSAMGVFHRFETESDDSELQFSMVNVVKPGTFPIEEMGEFMTPGITLLMPLPGAIDSAAAFEAMVETAMVVVRHMGGELKDENRSVMTAQTIEFARQRVREFERRHRLHRQLQAR, encoded by the coding sequence ATGGAACTAAGAGAGTGGCTAATTATTTTAGGGCTGGCGCTGGTATCGCTCATCGTTATTGATGGTGCGCGAAGACTTCAACGCCAGCGTCGTGTACCCCGCCTGGATCAGGTGGAGAAAGATCTTTCTGGCAGTTCGCTAGATGATCCCGATGAGGCAGCTAAAGCCGCGGAGATCAATTGGGAACTTCCTAATGGCGGTGCTCGAGTTGTTAAGCCCGCTGACTATAGTGGGTTAGGTAATAAACCCAAGTTAGAACGTCAAGAGCATCCTGGTCCTTCTAGGGTGCTTTCTGAGTTTAGGCGTTCAGTCTCTACTAAAGCGGCCAAGCGCAAATCAGATAAGGCAAATAAAGAAGATAAAGCGGCATCAATTGCCAAGCCATCGCCAAGCGTAGCTGTTAAGCCCGACTTAGAGGTCAAGAGAGCGCAGCCAGTTACTTCTGCCACAGCTACTTCTACGAGCTATGCTAGCAACAATGCGAATGCGCCGACTGAACATGAGCGCCGCGAGCCAAGTATCTCCATCGCCGACTCTCCGCAAACAGAGACCCCGCAGGTCAGGACAGCGGTGCCTCAGCAGCCTGAACCATACACCGAGCAGCCAGCTTATTCTGCTGAGATGCCCCGTGCATCGGCAACCGAAGCTAATGCTGAAACCACTCAGCCTGCCGCCTCTGATGCCATATCGCTTACTGCCAATGAAACAGTTGCCAATGAAGCCGCTGCCAGTGAAAAAGATAGCGAGATGGCGGCACAGCCACGCACTCAGCAAGAACAAATGCCAGAACATGAGCCAGAACCGGTACTGCGGGCTGAGCCAGAAGATGCCGTATTTGCCAAACATGCCAATGAGCACTCCCCCAAACGCCGTCAGTTGCGTTCTGATACAGCAGGCGAATACGACGAGTTGGATGATGACGAAGTTGATGAGTATCGCTTAGTCGACTTTGAAGGCATGGGGCGCTCGCTGAAGCGTCGTTTGATCGCACGGCGTAAAGAGAAACAGCGCAAAAAAGCTGAGAAGGCGGTGCGTGATAAAGCCTTGGCCCAGCAGAAAGCTGAGCGCAAAGCGCTGGAAGCAGAGCAGCGTCGCGAAGCCAAAGAAGCCGCGGATGCAGAGCGTGCCCGCCTTGCGCAAGAGCAGGCCCAAGCTCGTGAGGAAGAAGCAGCGGCCAATGCGGCAGCCGCAGAAAAGCTTGCTGCTCAGCAGCGTGCTGCTGACGAAGAATCGCGTCGCTACGAAAGCGCTGCATATGCGGCTCACGAAGATGGTTTTGAAGATAGTTTCGAGGCTGATGCTTATGACAACGCAGCTGCCGACGAGCGTGGGGTGGATGAGCGAGTCCGTGTACACCCAACGTTAGAAAAAGCGCTGCGACACGATGTGAGCGGTGAACACGCCAAAGAAACGCTAACCAATGCTGAAGAAGTCGTGGTGATTAGCGTTCTGTCCCGTGATCCAGAAGGCTTTGATGGCACCAAGCTGCTTGAGCTGATGATGGTATGTGGTTTGCGCTACAGCAGCGCGATGGGCGTTTTCCACCGCTTTGAAACCGAGAGCGACGATAGCGAGCTGCAGTTTTCGATGGTGAACGTGGTTAAGCCGGGTACTTTCCCCATCGAAGAGATGGGTGAGTTCATGACGCCCGGTATCACGCTGCTGATGCCATTGCCTGGCGCCATCGATAGCGCCGCTGCTTTTGAGGCGATGGTCGAAACCGCTATGGTAGTGGTACGCCATATGGGCGGTGAACTCAAAGATGAAAACCGCAGCGTGATGACAGCACAAACGATCGAATTTGCCCGTCAGCGGGTACGTGAATTTGAGCGTCGCCATCGCTTGCATCGCCAACTGCAGGCACGCTAA